In Sphingomonas sp. LT1P40, the DNA window TGGCGCGGATTGGCGGCGTCGGTACCCGCCAATGGGCGCAGCGCGGCGTTGTTGTTGGTGAGGGTGAGGTAAATCTCGCCCGTCACCGGGTTGGTCGCGGTCCATTCCGGACGATCCATCTTGGTCGCGCCGACCGCGTCACCGGCGAGGCGCGGGTTGACGAGGATGTCGGCCTGATCCGCAAAGGCATAGGCGACGTCCGCACCCTGAGCAGGACGGTCAGGAACGGTCCCGAACGTCAGCGGTGTCCAGCTGCCGCTGCCATTAGCGGCGAACTTGGCGACGTAAAGCGTGCCGGTGTCGAGATATTTGTCGCCGATCGACAGGCGGTTCGCGTTTTGCGCGTCTGCCGGATCCCAGCTCACGCTTGAGACGAATTTGTAGAAATACTCGCCGCGCGAGTCGTCGCCGAGATAGACCGAAACCTTCTTGCCTGCGGTCAGCTTGCCCAGCCATGCACCTTCATGGCCAAGGCGGCCGAGTGCGGTGCGCTTCCGTGGCGCAGCGGCCTTGTCATAAGGATCGAATTCCAGGCACCAGCCGAGCTGGTTGGGTTCGTTGCGATAATCGTCGGTGGCCGATGCGCCGGTCGCGCGGGCATCCCAGCGCTTGAAGATCGTGCTCGTCGCGTCGGCGGGGACGACCGAGGCCCACCCATAGTTGCCGCTGGTGCTGGTCACGCCATAGCGGCGCAGCGACACCAGTTCGCGCGGGGTGCGCGCGGCATTGTCGGAAGACGGACGGGCGAAATAACCGGCCCAGTTTTCCTCACAAGTGATGTTAGTGCCCCATAAGGTGTGGCCGTTGGCGCAGTTGTTGATCGTCCCGCGACCGGTGGTGCCGTCGTTCGAGAAGGCGGTGCGCAGATATGCGGTGCCGCGCACCGGGCCGTTGAACACGACCGGCGTGTTCGGCGTGATGCGGCGATTGAAGGTCGAACCCTGGACATAGCTCCAGGCGCGGCTTGCACCCTCGACATATTCGGTGACCGACACGCCGTGTGCCTCGATCTCCTTGATCGCTTCCGCTTCGGGACGCGGCAAGGTCAGCGTCGGGCCGGCGGGGTGGAGGTATTGAATGTTCAGATTTTCGTGGTTCTGGACCATCAGGCCGCGCACTGAGCCATTGTCGTCGCGCGCACCGGCGGCGGTTAGGCCGTACCAGTAGAGCGCGTCGCCATGATCGCCGATGCGGTTGGCGAAGCCGGTGTCGGTACCGTCATTCTTGTACGCCGCGACGCCGGTTGCGATCGGATCGCCGAGGCGGGTCATCACGGTGACGGTGTAGCCCGCAGGGACAGTAACGACGTCGTTCTTGTTCTTGGCGAGCGAGGTGAAGCCCAGCGCGGCGGGCGAGACGCCGACCTGCGTGGTGCCGGTCGTGGTCTGACCCGCGCTGTCGATCGCGCTGTACTGAAAGGTCAGGGTCGTGGTCGTGCCGACGCTGGGCGCGATGAAGCTGGCGTTCGGCGTGTTCGCACCGATCAGCGTGACGGCCGGACCGGCGGTCTGCACCCAGGCAGAGGTGATCGCGCCATTGTCGGTGGCGTTCGCGGTCAGCGTGACAACGCGACCCGAGTTGCTGACGCCCGACGAGCCGACCGAGATCAGATTTGGAAACGGATCCTTGGTCCCGCCATCGTCGCAGCCGGCGAGCAGGCTGCCGCCGAACACCGCGACGGCCGCAGCCGATGCGCCCGACCGCAGCGTGGCACGACGCGAGTAGCGCGCCTCGATCATTGCGTTCAGCGTGGGATTGCCGGTGTTGTTGGTGTCGACGTCGCCGTCGCTGTAGCTCAAGGCCAGACCCGTTTCAGTCATTTGCATGTTTACCCCATGTTCCGAATCCCTGACGGATGCGGTTACCTGGCTGGCTGTGGCGACGGCGCTTTACAGCATGATGCAAGCGCAGCGACGGTTACGCGTCAGTACCGGGTCAGTTCGATGACAGGCTGTCCTTTGCTGCGCGGTGGCGGTAGATCGCGGGCGATGACGGATGAGCGCGACAGCTTGATCGATCGTGCGGCGCGGCGGCTTGCGGTGGCGGATGTGCGAGCACCGCGTGCTGCGTGGGCGGGGGTGGACTGGCGGTTTGCGGCGGCGCTGGCCGGGGTGATCGCGCTGGGGCCGCTGGCGACGATCGTGGGGGCCGGGGTCCTGGAAAGATCGGTGCGGGCGGAAGCGGTGCGGCTGGAGACGGCAGCGTCGCCGCGGATGAAGGTGGAGGCGCGCGAGCGGGCGGCGCGCGAGATGCTGCGCACGGCAGCGCGCGATGCGACGGTGGCGGTATGGCTCGACCGGGTAGCGGCGGCGCTGCCATCCGACGTGCGCGTGGTGGGGATGGCGAAGCTGGCGGACGGTGGCATGGCGCTGGAGGTTTCGACGCCGGACCCGGATTTGCTGCGCGGGCGGCTGCGGCGCAATCCGGCACTGGCGGGGCTGCGCGAAACCGGGCAGCGGCGCAGCGGGGCGATGATCGTCGTGACGTTGCGGCAGTTGCCATGAACCGCGCGACGGTGATCGCTGGAGTCGGCGGTGGCGTGCTTGCGCTGGTGTTGCTGGCACCGGTGACGGGGACGGCGCTGGGGCGGCTGGAGCGCGCGCGCGAGGCGCGGGTCGAGGCTGAGGCTTTGGCGAAGGCTGGACCGGAGCGGCGGGTTGCGCTGGTGGCGCCGGGGTTGCGAGTATCGGGCGGTGGCGAGGCGGCGGCTGCCGGAGCGGTCGAGCGTCAGATTCGGCAGCTGGCGGCGCAAGGCGGGGTGCTGGTCGAGCAGGCAGCGCGGGTGCCTGCGGGTGGCGGACTGGTCCGCCTGCGGCTGCGGCTGTCGGGGCCGGACAAGGCCGTCATAGCGCTCGCCGACCGGATCGAGCGTGAGGTGCCGCTGGTGCGGTTTGCGTCGTGGCGGGTCACTGCGCTGTCGGGCGGCGGGTTGCGGCTGGATGGCGAGGCGGTGGCGGCGTGGCGTTGACGCGGCAGCAGGGACTCGCGCTGGGTGCGGCGGCGTGCTTCGCGGTGGCGATGCCGCTGGTGTTATTGTTGTTTGGCGACCCGCTAGTGGTCACCAACACCCGCGAGCCCGACCGCGCGATCATTCCCCCGCCGGTCGCCCCGGTTGCGGCGGTGTATGAACGGGCGTTGTTCGCGCCATTATTGGAAGGGTCCGAGGGCGGCGACGCAGCGCCCGCCGATGCACCGGCGCTGGTCGGGATCGCAGGGCGGCTCAATCGGGATGCGGTGGCGCTGGTGCGGCTGGCCGATGGCGGGTCGCGGAGTATCGCGGTGGGGGAAAGCGTCGAGGGCTGGCGGCTGGAGAGTCTGGCGATCGACGCGGCGTATTTTACGCGCGGCCGTGAACGGGTGCGGGTGGCGATGGCGGCGGCGGATGAGGCTGAGACGGACGGGGCGGAGCGTTAGCGGCGGCTGCCCTCACCCGTCCGCACCGTTGGCGCTCCCTCCCTCTCCCAGAGGGAGAGGGATTTAGTAAATCCCGTCGATTTCCAGCGTCAGGCGCGGCTGAAGCGGGCGCAACAGGAGGTTGCTTGGCGTGTTCTGATCGAGTTCCTCGGCGCGCAGGCGGGCATATTTCTGTTTCGCGATGGCGGCAGCATCCTCACCGTTGCGCAGGATCGTGGGCTTCAGGAAGATGAACAAAGTGCGCTTGTTGCGCGTCTCGCGGCGGCTCTTGAACAGCTCGCCCAGGATCGGGATGTCGCCCAGGATCGGCACCTGGCTCTTGATCTGGCCATAGTCGTCGGAGGTGAGGCCGCCGAGCATGATCGTCTGACCATTGTCGACGAGCACCGTGGTGTTGATCGCGCGGCGGTTGGTGATGAGGTCGGTTGCCTGACTGAGCTGGGTCGGGGCGATCGACGATGCTTCCTGCACCACCTCCAGCCGGATCGTGTCGCCCGCGTTGATGCGCGGCAGGACGCGCAATGTGATGCCGACATCCTTGCGCTCGACCGAGGTATAGGGCGTCACGTCGCTGGAATCGGTGAGGATCGAGCCGGTGATGAACGGCACTTCCTGTGCGACGATGAACTCGCCGACCTTGTTGTCCAGTGTCGTGATCTGGGGCGTGGAGAGCAGGTTCGATTTCGACGAGGTGCCGAGCGCCTGAACGAGGATCGAAAAATTATCGCCGAAGCCGATATTGGCGGTGAGACCAGGTCCGAGCGCGCCCGCGATCGGCACGTCGAGCGCGGCGAGGATCGCGCCGAGCGACGGGCCGGCGGTGGAGAAGGACGTCGCCGCCCCCTCGACTTGCGTCAGCGCCGCGCCGCTGGTGCCGAGCTGGATCGCCAGCGCCTCCGCCTCGTCGCCGGTGATTTCGGCGATGGCGGCCTCGATCAGCACCTGTGGGCGGCGCACGTCGAGATCGCCGATCAGCACTTCGATCGCGGCGACGGCGCTGGGGGTGCCGCGCACGACGATGGCGTTGATATCGGGTGAGGGCTGGACGGTGAGTTCGGGTGTGGTGAAGCCTTGCGGGGTCGACTCCTGCTGCTGCCCCAGTTGTTGCTGCGATTGGGTGGCGGCGGCTGCCGCTGCCGCGCCAACTTGGGCCGGATTGCTGCCGCCCGATGCGATCAGCCCGCCAAGTACGCCGGTCGGGCTGCGCGGGTTGCGCTGCCCCGACAGGCTGCGTGCGACCGGGTTGGTGGTGGTCGCTTCCTGACCCAGGACGCCGCGCAGCACTTCCGTCACCGCTTCGGCATCGGCATAGTTGAGGCGGATCACGCGGGTCTGCGGCGTTGCGCCGCCGGGGGTGTCGAGCGAGGCGATCATGCGGCGGGCATCGGACACGGCCGAGGCCGTGCCGCGCACGATGATGGTGTTGCTGCGCCCGTCGGCTGCGACGCGCGCGCCACCCGCTGCGGCATCGCCCATGACGCTCTGAAGCGCCTGAGCGACTTCGGCGGCATTGCCGTTGCGCAGGGTTACCGTGGCGAAGGTCAGGCCGCCGCCGCCGCCGTCGAGCGAGCGCAGGATGCTTTCGATGCGGCGGACGTTATCGGCATAGTCGGTGACGACGACGGCGTTAGGCCGTTCCAGCGGCTCGACACTGCCGAAGCTGGCGACGAGCGGGCGCACGACGCGTGCGGCCTCTGCCGAGGGAACGTTGGCGAGGCGGATCATGCGGGTGATGAGTTCCTGCCCCGAGGCGCTGCGTGACGAGGTGCCGCCGTCGCGCACGGCGTTACCCTGGGGCACGATTCGCCAAGCGCGGCCGGAGCGGACGGCGGCGAAACCGTTGGCGCGCAGGACGGACTGAAACAACTCCCACACGCCCGCAGGCGAAAGCGGGGTGGCGGAGGTAACGGTGACGGTGCCCTTGACCGACGGGTCGAGGATCAGGGTGCGACCGGTAAGGCGCGAAATCTGATCGGCGACGTCGGCGATCTCGACACCGCGCATGTTGACGACGATGTCGGACGCCTCGTTTTGCGCGAGTACGGGCTGCGCGGCCATGCTGGCGAGCGCGATAGCGAGTAGGCTGGAGCGGATCGGATTCGGCACGGGTGTTACCTAGCGGGTCGGGACGGTCAGCGTCACGGGCTTTCCGTCGCGGGTGATCTGGACTTGTACGGAACCGCGCGCTTGTGCGGCGGTGAAGGCGGATGCGGCGCTGGCCTGACTGGTGATCGGGGTGCCGTTGACCGAGGTGATGACGTCGCCGCTGCGCAGACCGGGCGGGGCGCTGGCACCGACCTGAAGCCCGCCACCGGGGGCCGGGGTCAGGCCGGCCAGCGCGGCGGCAGCGGCGGGCGGCGGCGGTGACGCCGGAGACGTGAAGGGTTGTTGTGGCGGCGCGGGACGCGACAGCGCCGCCGCCTGTTGATCCGCCGTAAGCGTGGGATCGGGGAAAGCAAGAAACTCGATCCGGCCATTGACGCGCAGCAGAACGCGGTCGCGCAGGATACCCTCGATCGTCCCGCCGCCGGGGGCCTCGCCGATGCGGAAGGGTTTGGACGGCTCGCTGCCGACCTCGATATAGGCGACGGACAGCGTGGCGGGGGAGGCGGCGAATACACCGCGCAGCTTGAGCGGGAGCGCGGTCGGCTGTGATGCGTCGGTGATCGCGCCCTTTCCAAACGGGGCGAAGGCGAGCGCGGCGGTGACATCCGTCGGCATTGCGACCGGACGCGCGCCGGAGGGGACCGTGACCGCGCCGGTCCCGGCATGACCCGCGATTCGCCAGGTCAATCCGGCAAGCGCGATGGCGACCGACACCACCACCGCGGCGGTGAAGATGTCGAGCGCGGTGCGTGTCTGGCGCGGGGTCAGGTCGAGGACGCGGATCATGTTCCGCTGCCCTCCACGAAGCCGTCGAGCGATGCAAGCGCGGAGCGTTCCTTCGCGGCGAAGACCTGAATGTTGACCTTGTCGATTGCAGGGTCGCCGGTGCGGGTGCGCTTGACCGCGACGCGCCATTGCTGGCCGAGCAGCGTGGTTTGCGGGGCGTTGGCGGCAGGATCGGCGAG includes these proteins:
- a CDS encoding PhoX family protein — translated: MTETGLALSYSDGDVDTNNTGNPTLNAMIEARYSRRATLRSGASAAAVAVFGGSLLAGCDDGGTKDPFPNLISVGSSGVSNSGRVVTLTANATDNGAITSAWVQTAGPAVTLIGANTPNASFIAPSVGTTTTLTFQYSAIDSAGQTTTGTTQVGVSPAALGFTSLAKNKNDVVTVPAGYTVTVMTRLGDPIATGVAAYKNDGTDTGFANRIGDHGDALYWYGLTAAGARDDNGSVRGLMVQNHENLNIQYLHPAGPTLTLPRPEAEAIKEIEAHGVSVTEYVEGASRAWSYVQGSTFNRRITPNTPVVFNGPVRGTAYLRTAFSNDGTTGRGTINNCANGHTLWGTNITCEENWAGYFARPSSDNAARTPRELVSLRRYGVTSTSGNYGWASVVPADATSTIFKRWDARATGASATDDYRNEPNQLGWCLEFDPYDKAAAPRKRTALGRLGHEGAWLGKLTAGKKVSVYLGDDSRGEYFYKFVSSVSWDPADAQNANRLSIGDKYLDTGTLYVAKFAANGSGSWTPLTFGTVPDRPAQGADVAYAFADQADILVNPRLAGDAVGATKMDRPEWTATNPVTGEIYLTLTNNNAALRPLAGTDAANPRHYNDPTGPANSAQYGNPNGHILRLRETGDDPAALTFAWDIYLFGADSADSNSDVNISGLTAANDFSSPDGLWFSRPSNAGGLVNPLLWIQTDDGAFTDRTNNQMLVAMPGATNDGQPVTITNRGTGGATATQTTRRGALATDATLKRFLIGPVECEITGVDSTPDGRTLFVGIQHPGEGGTATAPSSAWPASQATGTAPAGTRPRSAVVAITRNDGGVVGL
- the gspD gene encoding type II secretion system secretin GspD, which encodes MPNPIRSSLLAIALASMAAQPVLAQNEASDIVVNMRGVEIADVADQISRLTGRTLILDPSVKGTVTVTSATPLSPAGVWELFQSVLRANGFAAVRSGRAWRIVPQGNAVRDGGTSSRSASGQELITRMIRLANVPSAEAARVVRPLVASFGSVEPLERPNAVVVTDYADNVRRIESILRSLDGGGGGLTFATVTLRNGNAAEVAQALQSVMGDAAAGGARVAADGRSNTIIVRGTASAVSDARRMIASLDTPGGATPQTRVIRLNYADAEAVTEVLRGVLGQEATTTNPVARSLSGQRNPRSPTGVLGGLIASGGSNPAQVGAAAAAAATQSQQQLGQQQESTPQGFTTPELTVQPSPDINAIVVRGTPSAVAAIEVLIGDLDVRRPQVLIEAAIAEITGDEAEALAIQLGTSGAALTQVEGAATSFSTAGPSLGAILAALDVPIAGALGPGLTANIGFGDNFSILVQALGTSSKSNLLSTPQITTLDNKVGEFIVAQEVPFITGSILTDSSDVTPYTSVERKDVGITLRVLPRINAGDTIRLEVVQEASSIAPTQLSQATDLITNRRAINTTVLVDNGQTIMLGGLTSDDYGQIKSQVPILGDIPILGELFKSRRETRNKRTLFIFLKPTILRNGEDAAAIAKQKYARLRAEELDQNTPSNLLLRPLQPRLTLEIDGIY
- a CDS encoding type II secretion system protein N, yielding MIRVLDLTPRQTRTALDIFTAAVVVSVAIALAGLTWRIAGHAGTGAVTVPSGARPVAMPTDVTAALAFAPFGKGAITDASQPTALPLKLRGVFAASPATLSVAYIEVGSEPSKPFRIGEAPGGGTIEGILRDRVLLRVNGRIEFLAFPDPTLTADQQAAALSRPAPPQQPFTSPASPPPPAAAAALAGLTPAPGGGLQVGASAPPGLRSGDVITSVNGTPITSQASAASAFTAAQARGSVQVQITRDGKPVTLTVPTR
- the gspI gene encoding type II secretion system minor pseudopilin GspI, which gives rise to MKDQQGFSLIEALVALAVLAIAAVGLVRAVESHIDSTRAMERRAAAMWVAENRLAEIQLADPAANAPQTTLLGQQWRVAVKRTRTGDPAIDKVNIQVFAAKERSALASLDGFVEGSGT